From Streptomyces sp. Edi4, one genomic window encodes:
- a CDS encoding type II toxin-antitoxin system prevent-host-death family antitoxin — protein MTTRVPIRRLQQDASELIERVAAGERVEITRNGRLVAVLGPPDPEQRVMEDLGRTGTVDPDNAASARGLADWQPLPARPGQHIPLSEVLRSLREAAPNTSNRH, from the coding sequence ATGACCACCAGAGTCCCCATTCGCCGGCTCCAGCAGGACGCGAGCGAACTCATCGAGCGCGTCGCCGCCGGCGAACGAGTCGAGATCACGCGCAACGGCCGGCTCGTCGCGGTCCTCGGCCCGCCGGACCCGGAGCAACGGGTCATGGAAGACCTCGGACGCACCGGCACCGTGGACCCCGACAACGCGGCTTCAGCGCGCGGCCTCGCCGACTGGCAACCCCTGCCCGCCCGCCCCGGCCAGCACATCCCACTCTCCGAAGTGCTGCGCTCCCTGCGCGAGGCCGCGCCGAACACCTCGAACAGGCACTGA
- a CDS encoding chorismate mutase: MTTIDPAVRAELSRLRDSIDNIDAAVVHMLAERFKCTQQVGHLKAEHRLPPADPAREAEQIARLRRLAESAKLDPAFAEKLLNFIIAEVIRHHETIANSS, translated from the coding sequence ATGACCACGATCGACCCCGCCGTGCGGGCAGAGCTGTCCCGGCTGCGCGACAGCATCGACAACATCGACGCCGCCGTCGTGCACATGCTGGCCGAGCGCTTCAAATGCACCCAGCAGGTCGGCCACCTCAAGGCCGAGCACCGTCTTCCCCCGGCCGACCCCGCGCGCGAAGCCGAACAGATCGCCCGCCTGCGCCGCCTCGCCGAAAGCGCCAAACTCGACCCGGCGTTCGCGGAGAAACTGCTCAATTTCATCATCGCCGAGGTGATCCGCCACCACGAGACGATCGCCAACTCCAGCTGA
- a CDS encoding AraC family transcriptional regulator has translation MYHTWMRYFTPSPAHHRLGLVCLGVGLQHGALPTVGPRTLDHHVAVVIGAGSGWFRGADGRRVPVTAPALIWLTPGVPHHYGPDPATGWDESFVDFTGPATTTYTELGYIDPDRPVVPLSDTAAARAAVGRIARAARHGNPLLEVETAAAVHELLVALRRARADVAPDGDPVLQALARDAFESLSVAAHAARHGMTPAELRGAVRRAAGCSPKDYLLGIRLGRAKELLAATELPVAAVARRVGYDDPAYFSRLFTRRVGIAPVRFREQQSRAVPGGWSSRIPDPEHPPTIAGHAT, from the coding sequence ATGTATCACACCTGGATGCGGTATTTCACCCCGAGTCCGGCCCACCACCGGCTCGGCCTTGTCTGCCTCGGCGTGGGACTGCAACACGGCGCCCTGCCCACCGTCGGGCCCCGCACCCTCGACCACCACGTCGCCGTCGTCATCGGCGCGGGCAGCGGCTGGTTCCGGGGCGCCGACGGCCGCCGGGTGCCCGTCACCGCGCCCGCCCTGATCTGGCTCACCCCGGGCGTACCCCACCACTACGGGCCCGACCCGGCCACCGGCTGGGACGAATCCTTCGTCGACTTCACCGGACCCGCCACCACCACCTACACCGAACTCGGCTACATCGACCCCGACCGGCCCGTCGTCCCGCTCAGCGACACCGCCGCCGCCCGCGCCGCCGTCGGCCGCATCGCCAGGGCCGCCCGGCACGGCAACCCGCTCCTGGAGGTCGAGACCGCCGCCGCCGTCCACGAACTGCTCGTCGCCCTGCGCCGCGCCCGCGCCGACGTCGCCCCCGACGGCGACCCGGTCCTGCAAGCCCTGGCCCGCGACGCCTTCGAGTCCCTGTCGGTCGCCGCCCACGCCGCCCGGCACGGCATGACCCCCGCCGAACTGCGCGGCGCGGTCCGCAGAGCCGCCGGGTGCAGCCCCAAGGACTACCTCCTCGGCATCCGCCTCGGCCGCGCCAAGGAGCTCCTGGCCGCCACCGAACTGCCCGTCGCCGCCGTCGCCCGCCGCGTCGGCTACGACGACCCCGCCTACTTCTCCCGCCTGTTCACCCGCCGGGTCGGCATCGCCCCCGTACGCTTCCGTGAGCAGCAGAGCCGGGCCGTCCCCGGCGGGTGGAGCAGCCGGATCCCGGATCCTGAACACCCCCCGACGATCGCGGGCCACGCCACGTAA
- a CDS encoding beta-galactosidase family protein: MADFAVGDEDFLLDGRPVRLLSGALHYFRVHESQWGHRLAMLRAMGLNCVETYVPWNVHEPFLGRYRDVGALGRFLDAARDAGLWAIVRPGPYICAEWENGGLPHWLTGRLGRRARTDDPEYLVHVNRWFHTLLPQVAERGVDRGGPVLMVQVENEYGSYGSDRGYLRHLADLLRDCGITVPLFTSDGPEDHMLTGGSLPGVLATVNFGSAARQGFDVLRGHRPSGPLMCMEFWCGWFDHWGAEHMVRDAADAAATLSEILACGASVNLYMAHGGTNFAGWSGANRAGELHTGALEATVTSYDYDAPIDEAGRPTEKFWRLREVLARYRDDDTPLPQLPPEPVPLEGTFAARWEGWASLGDVMGTLGGEESESPVPPTFEELDVDRGLVRYRLDVPGPRQPYPLGVLGLRDVATVYVDGVRAGVLDAEDATLADPVPGGAAVELWVESLGRVNYGPRGGETKGITGGVLHERQYLHGVRARGLRLDAFSVPGAVSKVPFGPGPGPGAGAGAGSGCAGLHRGVLLLPDGAGGASFAWLRLPGWGRGFVWVNGFCLGRYWGVGPQGGLYVPGAVLGVGVNEVWVLELAGAEGAAGLTLGP; encoded by the coding sequence GTGGCCGACTTCGCGGTGGGAGACGAGGACTTTCTGCTCGACGGACGGCCGGTGCGGCTCCTGTCGGGGGCGCTGCACTACTTCCGGGTGCACGAGTCGCAGTGGGGGCACCGGCTCGCGATGCTGCGGGCGATGGGCCTGAACTGCGTCGAGACGTACGTGCCGTGGAACGTGCACGAGCCCTTCCTCGGCCGGTACCGGGACGTGGGGGCGCTCGGCCGGTTCCTGGACGCGGCGCGGGACGCGGGGCTGTGGGCGATCGTGCGGCCGGGGCCCTACATCTGCGCCGAGTGGGAGAACGGGGGGCTGCCGCACTGGCTGACGGGACGGCTCGGGCGGCGGGCGCGCACCGACGACCCGGAGTATCTGGTCCATGTGAACCGGTGGTTCCACACGCTGCTCCCCCAGGTCGCCGAGCGGGGAGTCGACCGGGGCGGTCCGGTGCTGATGGTGCAGGTGGAGAACGAGTACGGCAGTTACGGCAGCGACCGGGGGTATCTGCGTCACCTCGCCGATCTGCTGCGCGACTGCGGGATCACGGTGCCGCTGTTCACCTCGGACGGGCCCGAGGACCACATGCTGACGGGGGGTTCACTGCCCGGGGTGCTCGCGACGGTGAACTTCGGCAGCGCGGCGCGCCAGGGCTTCGACGTGCTGCGCGGGCACCGGCCGTCGGGGCCGTTGATGTGCATGGAGTTCTGGTGCGGCTGGTTCGACCACTGGGGCGCGGAGCACATGGTGCGGGACGCGGCCGACGCGGCGGCGACGCTGAGCGAGATCCTTGCGTGCGGGGCGTCCGTCAACCTCTACATGGCGCACGGCGGGACCAATTTCGCCGGCTGGTCGGGGGCGAACCGGGCCGGGGAGCTGCACACCGGGGCGCTGGAGGCGACGGTGACGTCGTACGACTACGACGCGCCCATCGACGAGGCGGGGCGGCCCACCGAGAAGTTCTGGCGCCTGCGTGAGGTGCTGGCGCGCTACCGGGACGACGACACTCCTCTGCCTCAACTCCCGCCGGAGCCCGTGCCGTTGGAGGGGACATTCGCGGCGCGGTGGGAGGGCTGGGCGTCGCTCGGGGACGTCATGGGCACCTTGGGCGGCGAGGAGAGCGAGTCGCCGGTGCCGCCCACGTTCGAGGAGCTTGACGTCGACCGGGGTCTGGTCCGCTACCGCCTGGACGTGCCCGGGCCCCGGCAGCCGTATCCGCTGGGGGTGCTCGGGCTGCGTGATGTGGCGACGGTGTACGTCGACGGGGTGCGCGCGGGTGTCCTGGACGCCGAGGACGCGACGCTCGCGGACCCCGTGCCGGGCGGCGCTGCCGTCGAGCTGTGGGTGGAGTCGCTCGGGCGGGTCAACTACGGGCCGCGTGGCGGGGAGACGAAGGGGATCACGGGTGGGGTGCTGCACGAGCGGCAGTATCTGCACGGGGTGCGGGCGCGGGGGTTGCGGCTCGACGCGTTCTCCGTCCCGGGGGCGGTGTCGAAGGTCCCGTTCGGCCCGGGGCCGGGGCCCGGGGCCGGGGCCGGGGCCGGTTCTGGGTGTGCCGGGTTGCATCGCGGCGTTCTGCTTCTGCCGGACGGGGCGGGCGGGGCGTCGTTCGCGTGGCTGCGGTTGCCGGGGTGGGGGCGGGGGTTCGTGTGGGTGAACGGGTTCTGCCTGGGCCGGTATTGGGGGGTCGGGCCGCAGGGGGGACTGTATGTGCCGGGGGCGGTGCTGGGGGTGGGGGTGAACGAGGTGTGGGTGCTTGAGCTCGCGGGCGCGGAGGGGGCGGCCGGGCTGACGCTGGGCCCCTGA
- a CDS encoding ribonuclease gives MTIPPRFKALAGAATAALALLAGPAVTTASAAPATTHMTASLSVRSAGSVCYSALPSQAHDTLDLIDQGGPFPYSQDGVVFQNREGVLPQESNGYYHEYTVITPGAPTRGTRRIITGEQSQEDYYTADHYATFRLVDFGC, from the coding sequence ATGACGATCCCCCCACGCTTCAAGGCCCTGGCCGGCGCCGCGACGGCGGCCCTCGCGCTCCTCGCGGGACCCGCCGTCACCACCGCCTCCGCCGCCCCCGCGACCACTCACATGACGGCCTCCCTGTCCGTGCGCTCGGCCGGCAGTGTCTGCTACTCGGCGCTGCCCTCGCAGGCGCACGACACCCTGGACCTCATCGACCAGGGCGGCCCCTTCCCGTACTCCCAGGACGGCGTCGTCTTCCAGAACCGCGAAGGCGTACTGCCCCAGGAGAGCAACGGCTACTACCACGAGTACACGGTGATCACCCCGGGCGCCCCGACCCGGGGCACCCGCCGGATCATCACCGGCGAGCAGTCCCAGGAGGACTACTACACCGCCGACCACTACGCCACGTTCCGCCTGGTCGACTTCGGCTGCTGA
- a CDS encoding SDR family oxidoreductase, translating into MSRLCEGRVVIVTGAGRGLGRAHAHAFAEQGARVVVNDLGVALDGAGGSQGPAQAVVEEIRAAGGEAIAHGGDIATTEGAASLVASALDAFGALHTLVNNAGFLRDRTLVNLDEDDWDAVMRVHLKGHFLPLKHAASHWRAEVKAGREVAARVVNTSSGAGLLGSVGQGNYSAAKAGIVGLTLVAAAELGRYGVQVNAIAPAARTRMTEAAFAQAMAAPGGAGAFDAMAPENVSPLVVWLGSAACEGVTGRVFEAEAGRITVMEGWRPGPTRDKGARWSAREAGEAALELLARAERPGAVYGSR; encoded by the coding sequence ATGAGCAGACTGTGCGAGGGCCGGGTCGTGATCGTGACCGGCGCGGGACGGGGGCTCGGGCGCGCCCACGCCCACGCCTTCGCCGAGCAGGGGGCACGGGTGGTCGTCAACGACCTGGGGGTCGCACTCGACGGCGCGGGCGGCTCGCAGGGCCCCGCCCAGGCGGTGGTCGAGGAGATCCGTGCGGCGGGCGGCGAGGCGATCGCGCACGGCGGCGACATCGCCACGACCGAGGGCGCGGCCTCACTCGTCGCGAGCGCCCTCGACGCCTTCGGCGCGCTGCACACCCTGGTCAACAACGCCGGGTTCCTGCGCGACCGCACCCTGGTCAACCTGGACGAGGACGACTGGGACGCCGTGATGCGGGTCCACCTCAAAGGCCACTTCCTGCCCCTGAAGCACGCCGCCTCGCACTGGCGCGCCGAGGTGAAGGCGGGCCGCGAGGTGGCCGCGCGTGTGGTCAACACCAGCTCGGGAGCCGGTCTGCTGGGCTCGGTGGGGCAGGGCAACTACAGCGCCGCGAAGGCGGGCATCGTGGGCCTGACCCTGGTCGCTGCCGCCGAACTGGGGCGCTACGGCGTCCAGGTCAACGCGATCGCCCCGGCGGCCCGCACCCGGATGACCGAGGCCGCCTTCGCACAGGCGATGGCGGCGCCCGGCGGAGCGGGCGCCTTCGACGCGATGGCGCCGGAGAACGTCTCACCCCTGGTCGTGTGGCTGGGCTCGGCGGCCTGCGAAGGCGTCACGGGCCGGGTCTTCGAGGCGGAGGCCGGCCGCATCACGGTGATGGAGGGCTGGCGCCCGGGGCCCACCCGCGACAAGGGGGCCCGCTGGAGCGCGCGGGAGGCCGGCGAGGCGGCCCTGGAACTCCTCGCGCGCGCCGAGAGGCCGGGGGCGGTGTACGGGTCGCGGTAG
- a CDS encoding SDR family oxidoreductase, with product MELTGKAVVVTGGTRGVGAGIAKAFLAAGADVVVCARRPPDTPVEHAGRTAEFRPLDLRDPGAVRAFFAAVAADIGRLDTLVNNAGGTPYRLLEESEAERHARVVELNLTAPLTASLAARPHLRRARGSVVMIGSVSGTRPSPGTAAYGAAKAGLESLARSMAVEWAPEVRVNTLVLGMVATELSALHYGDGEGLARVGATVPLGRLAEPGEVGAAAVFLASASASYISGASLLVHGGGESPAFLAAATVNQGAPADRPPNKPEGDGR from the coding sequence ATGGAGCTGACCGGGAAGGCGGTCGTCGTCACCGGGGGCACCCGGGGCGTGGGCGCGGGGATCGCGAAGGCGTTCCTCGCGGCGGGCGCGGACGTCGTGGTCTGCGCCCGAAGACCGCCCGACACCCCGGTCGAACACGCGGGCCGCACCGCCGAGTTCCGCCCGCTGGACCTGCGCGACCCCGGCGCCGTACGGGCCTTCTTCGCGGCGGTCGCAGCCGACATCGGGCGCCTTGACACGCTGGTCAACAACGCGGGCGGCACGCCCTACCGGCTGCTCGAGGAGTCCGAGGCCGAGCGCCACGCCCGCGTCGTGGAGCTCAATCTGACCGCCCCGCTCACGGCGTCGCTCGCGGCCCGGCCCCATCTGCGCCGGGCGCGCGGGTCGGTCGTGATGATCGGCAGCGTGAGCGGGACGCGGCCCTCGCCGGGCACGGCGGCCTACGGCGCGGCGAAGGCCGGCCTGGAGAGCCTGGCCCGCTCGATGGCGGTGGAGTGGGCGCCCGAGGTCCGCGTCAACACCCTGGTCCTCGGCATGGTCGCCACCGAGCTGAGCGCGCTGCACTACGGCGACGGCGAAGGCCTTGCGCGGGTGGGCGCGACCGTGCCGCTCGGCCGGCTGGCCGAACCCGGCGAGGTCGGGGCGGCGGCCGTCTTCCTAGCCTCCGCGAGCGCGTCCTACATCAGCGGCGCGTCCCTCCTGGTCCATGGCGGCGGGGAGAGCCCGGCGTTCCTGGCCGCGGCCACGGTCAACCAGGGCGCACCGGCGGACCGGCCGCCCAACAAGCCTGAAGGAGACGGAAGATGA
- a CDS encoding enoyl-CoA hydratase family protein, whose protein sequence is MGVSTAKPGQGMCLVTVDFPPVNALPVQGWYDLADAVRAAGRDPGTRCVVLAAEGRGFNAGVDIKELRRDPGRAALIGANRGCFEAFAAVYECEVPVVAAVGGFCLGGGIGLAGNADVIVASEDAVFGLPELDRGALGAATHLARLVPAHLMRALYYTARTVTAAELHAHGSVWKVVPRAQLTDSALELAAEIARKDGTLIRLAKAAINGIDPVDVRRSYRFEQGFTFEAALDGAGDRVRDTFGAGGSAAARATAPSGAAHGGPARAEGAEAEEARS, encoded by the coding sequence ATGGGTGTCTCCACCGCGAAACCCGGTCAGGGCATGTGCCTGGTCACCGTCGACTTCCCACCCGTCAACGCCCTTCCCGTACAGGGCTGGTACGACCTCGCCGACGCGGTCCGCGCCGCCGGCCGCGATCCGGGAACCCGCTGCGTGGTGCTCGCCGCCGAGGGGCGCGGCTTCAACGCGGGCGTCGACATCAAGGAGCTGCGGCGCGACCCGGGCCGGGCGGCCCTCATCGGCGCGAACCGGGGCTGCTTCGAGGCGTTCGCCGCGGTGTACGAGTGCGAGGTGCCGGTCGTCGCGGCGGTCGGCGGGTTCTGCCTGGGCGGCGGGATCGGCCTGGCCGGCAACGCGGACGTGATCGTGGCGAGCGAGGACGCCGTCTTCGGCCTGCCCGAGCTCGACCGGGGCGCACTGGGCGCCGCCACCCACCTGGCCCGCCTGGTCCCGGCCCACCTCATGCGCGCCCTCTACTACACCGCGCGCACGGTGACGGCGGCCGAGCTGCATGCCCACGGCTCGGTGTGGAAGGTCGTCCCACGCGCTCAACTGACCGACTCGGCGCTGGAGTTGGCGGCGGAGATCGCCCGCAAGGACGGCACGCTCATCCGGCTGGCGAAGGCCGCCATCAACGGCATCGACCCGGTGGACGTACGCCGCAGCTACCGCTTCGAGCAGGGTTTCACCTTCGAGGCGGCCCTGGACGGCGCCGGCGACCGCGTCCGGGACACCTTCGGGGCGGGTGGCTCCGCGGCGGCGCGGGCCACGGCGCCGTCCGGCGCGGCCCACGGCGGTCCGGCGCGGGCCGAGGGCGCGGAAGCCGAGGAGGCCCGCTCGTGA
- a CDS encoding CoA-transferase, whose product MRDKTMTPEEVVARLRDGMTLGIGGWGSRRKPMALVRALLRSPVTDLTVISCGGPDVGMLAAAGRIRKLVAPFVTLDSIPLEPNFRAAREAGTLELMEVDEAMFLCGLRAAAHRLPFLPVRAGIGSDVMRVNPALRTVTSPYEDGETLVAMPALRMDVAFVHLNRADRLGNGQYLGPDPYFDDLFCEAADSAYLSCERIVDDFRAAVPQTLLVARHAVTGVVECPGGAHFTSCAPDYGRDEALQKLYATTPWPQFARRYLSGPDEKAPRRPLARGPYEQEAK is encoded by the coding sequence GTGAGAGACAAGACCATGACGCCCGAGGAGGTCGTCGCGCGGCTGCGCGACGGCATGACTCTCGGCATCGGCGGCTGGGGCTCGCGCCGCAAACCCATGGCGCTGGTCCGGGCCCTGCTGCGCTCCCCCGTCACCGACCTCACCGTGATCTCCTGCGGCGGACCCGACGTCGGCATGCTCGCCGCGGCCGGCCGGATCCGCAAGCTGGTCGCGCCCTTCGTCACGCTCGACTCGATCCCCCTTGAGCCGAACTTCCGCGCGGCGCGCGAGGCCGGGACCCTTGAGCTGATGGAGGTGGACGAGGCGATGTTCCTGTGCGGGCTGCGGGCCGCCGCCCACCGGCTGCCGTTCCTGCCGGTCCGCGCGGGCATCGGCTCGGACGTGATGCGGGTCAACCCGGCGCTGCGTACGGTCACTTCGCCCTACGAGGACGGCGAGACGCTCGTGGCGATGCCCGCCCTGCGCATGGACGTGGCGTTCGTCCACCTCAACCGCGCCGACCGGCTCGGCAACGGCCAGTACCTGGGCCCCGACCCCTACTTCGACGACCTGTTCTGCGAGGCCGCCGACAGCGCGTACCTCTCCTGCGAGCGGATCGTGGACGACTTCCGCGCCGCCGTCCCGCAGACGCTGCTGGTGGCGCGGCACGCGGTCACCGGCGTCGTGGAGTGTCCCGGCGGCGCCCACTTCACCTCCTGCGCCCCCGACTACGGCCGGGACGAGGCCCTTCAGAAGCTGTACGCGACCACGCCCTGGCCCCAGTTCGCGCGGCGCTACCTTTCCGGGCCCGACGAGAAGGCCCCCCGCCGGCCGCTCGCGCGGGGCCCGTACGAGCAGGAGGCGAAATGA
- a CDS encoding CoA-transferase, whose translation MTADTARVTRAEYCVIACAEAWRDNGEILASPMGPIPSIAARLARRTFSPDLLLTDGEAMLVGPDGETEGWLPYRRHLDLVTGGWRHAMMGASQIDRFGNQNISCVGDWSRPRRQLLGVRGAPVNSLNHPVSYWVPRHSRRVFVPKVDMICGVGYDSAAAAGSFATRFHRIPRVVSDLGVFDFGTRDHAMRLVSLHPGVTAEEVREATAFELAGLDDPAFTREPSAEELRLLREVIDPDGLREREVGP comes from the coding sequence ATGACGGCGGACACCGCGCGCGTGACCCGCGCCGAGTACTGCGTGATCGCCTGCGCCGAGGCCTGGCGCGACAACGGGGAAATCCTCGCCAGCCCCATGGGCCCGATCCCCTCCATCGCCGCCCGTCTGGCCCGGCGGACCTTCTCACCCGATCTGCTGCTCACCGACGGCGAGGCGATGCTGGTGGGGCCGGACGGCGAAACCGAGGGCTGGCTGCCCTACCGCAGGCATCTGGACCTGGTCACCGGCGGGTGGCGGCACGCCATGATGGGGGCGAGCCAGATCGACCGGTTCGGCAACCAGAACATCTCCTGCGTCGGCGACTGGTCACGGCCCCGGCGCCAGCTCCTCGGCGTGCGTGGCGCCCCCGTCAACTCCCTCAACCATCCGGTCAGTTACTGGGTACCCAGGCACTCGCGCCGGGTCTTCGTGCCGAAGGTCGACATGATCTGCGGCGTCGGCTACGACAGTGCGGCGGCCGCCGGCTCCTTCGCGACCCGCTTCCACCGCATCCCGCGCGTCGTGAGCGACCTCGGCGTCTTCGACTTCGGTACGCGCGACCACGCGATGCGGCTGGTGTCGCTGCATCCGGGGGTCACCGCCGAGGAGGTGCGTGAGGCGACGGCGTTCGAGCTGGCCGGGCTTGACGACCCGGCGTTCACGCGGGAGCCGAGCGCCGAGGAGCTGCGGCTGCTCCGCGAGGTCATCGATCCGGACGGGCTGCGCGAACGCGAGGTCGGGCCGTGA
- a CDS encoding nitronate monooxygenase yields the protein MHTALTELTGVRHPLVQSGMGWVAGPRLVSATADAGALGILASATMTPGELRRAVREVASRTDQPFGVNLRADAGDARERVRIIIEEGVRVASFALAPSRALIAELKDAGVVVIPSVGARRHAEKVAAWGADAVIVQGGEGGGHTGEVATTVLLPQVVDAVDIPVIAAGGFFDGRGLVAALAYGAAGIAMGTRFLLTSDSTVPDAVKARYLAATVKDVTVTRAVDGLPHRMLRTELVTLLEGAGRARALAHALRRASGFRKISGLSWARLVREGLAAKHGKDLTWSQTLLAANTPMLLRASMVEGRTDLGVMASGQVAGVIEDLPSCAELITRVMAEASSTLSALPRPASGGAGGVWSGAG from the coding sequence ATCCACACGGCGCTGACGGAGCTCACCGGGGTGCGGCATCCGCTCGTGCAGAGCGGCATGGGCTGGGTCGCGGGCCCCCGCCTGGTGTCGGCCACCGCCGACGCGGGCGCCCTCGGCATCCTGGCCTCCGCGACGATGACGCCCGGCGAACTGCGCCGCGCGGTACGCGAGGTCGCCTCCCGTACGGATCAGCCGTTCGGGGTCAACCTGCGGGCCGACGCCGGCGACGCGCGCGAGCGGGTACGGATCATCATCGAGGAAGGCGTGCGCGTGGCGTCCTTCGCGCTCGCCCCCTCCCGCGCGCTCATCGCCGAGCTCAAGGACGCGGGCGTCGTCGTGATCCCCTCCGTCGGCGCCCGGCGGCACGCGGAGAAGGTCGCGGCGTGGGGCGCGGACGCGGTGATCGTCCAGGGCGGCGAGGGCGGCGGCCACACGGGCGAGGTCGCGACCACCGTGCTGCTGCCGCAGGTTGTGGACGCGGTGGACATCCCGGTGATCGCGGCGGGCGGCTTCTTCGACGGGCGGGGCCTGGTGGCGGCGCTCGCGTACGGGGCGGCGGGCATCGCGATGGGCACGCGCTTCCTGCTGACCTCCGACTCGACGGTCCCCGACGCGGTGAAGGCGCGCTATCTGGCGGCCACGGTCAAGGACGTCACGGTGACCCGGGCCGTGGACGGTCTGCCGCACCGCATGCTGCGCACGGAACTGGTGACGTTGCTGGAGGGCGCCGGCCGCGCCCGGGCTCTCGCGCATGCGCTGCGCCGGGCGTCCGGCTTCCGGAAGATCTCCGGGCTGAGCTGGGCGCGACTGGTCAGGGAGGGCCTGGCGGCCAAGCACGGCAAGGATTTGACGTGGAGTCAGACGCTGCTCGCGGCGAACACGCCGATGCTGTTGCGGGCGTCCATGGTCGAGGGCCGCACCGACCTCGGCGTGATGGCCTCCGGCCAGGTCGCCGGGGTGATCGAGGACCTGCCCAGCTGCGCGGAGCTCATCACCCGGGTAATGGCGGAGGCGTCGTCCACCCTGAGCGCCCTGCCGCGGCCGGCTTCAGGGGGTGCGGGGGGTGTTTGGAGCGGGGCTGGGTGA
- a CDS encoding cold-shock protein — protein sequence MATGTVKWFNSEKGFGFIEQDGGGPDVFAHYSNIASSGFRELLEGQKVSFEVTQGQKGLQAENIIPA from the coding sequence ATGGCTACTGGCACCGTGAAGTGGTTCAACTCGGAAAAGGGCTTCGGCTTCATCGAGCAGGACGGCGGCGGCCCCGACGTCTTCGCCCACTACTCCAACATCGCCTCCTCCGGCTTCCGTGAGCTCCTCGAGGGCCAGAAGGTCTCCTTCGAGGTCACCCAGGGCCAGAAGGGCCTCCAGGCGGAGAACATCATCCCCGCCTGA
- a CDS encoding acetyl-CoA C-acetyltransferase, with product MAEAYIVEAVRTPVGRRGGALSAVHPADLGAHVLKALIERAGVDPAAVEDVVFGCLDTVGPQAGDIARTSWLAAGLPEEVPGVTIDRQCGSSQQALHFAAQGVLSGTQDLVVAGGTQNMSMVPIAFASRRAAEPLGLTRGPFAGSLGWRARYGDAPVDQFHGAQLIAERWHITREDMEEFALRSHRRAITAIDEGRFTRETVAHGSLTTDEGPRRDTTSAKMAALKPVVEGGTITAACSSQISDGAAALLIASERAVAEHGLTPRARVHHLSVRGEDPIRMLSAPIPATAHALRKAGLRIDDIDLVEINEAFAPVVLAWLKETGADPARVNVNGGAIALGHPLGATGAKLMTTLLHELERTGGRYGLQTMCEGGGQANVTIIERL from the coding sequence ATGGCCGAGGCCTACATCGTCGAAGCGGTACGCACCCCGGTGGGCCGGCGCGGGGGAGCGCTCTCGGCCGTCCACCCCGCCGACCTCGGCGCCCACGTACTGAAGGCGCTCATCGAACGCGCGGGCGTCGACCCGGCCGCCGTCGAGGACGTCGTGTTCGGCTGCCTCGACACCGTCGGCCCCCAGGCCGGCGACATCGCCCGCACCTCCTGGCTCGCGGCCGGGCTGCCCGAAGAGGTCCCCGGTGTCACCATCGACCGCCAGTGCGGCTCCTCCCAGCAGGCCCTGCACTTCGCGGCCCAAGGAGTGCTCTCGGGCACCCAGGACCTGGTGGTGGCCGGCGGCACCCAGAACATGTCGATGGTCCCGATCGCCTTCGCCTCCCGCCGGGCCGCCGAACCACTGGGCCTGACCCGGGGCCCCTTCGCCGGCAGCCTCGGCTGGCGCGCCCGCTACGGTGACGCGCCCGTCGACCAGTTCCACGGAGCCCAGCTCATCGCCGAGCGGTGGCACATCACGCGCGAGGACATGGAGGAGTTCGCCCTGCGCTCGCACCGGCGCGCGATCACCGCCATCGACGAGGGCCGCTTCACGCGCGAGACGGTGGCCCACGGCTCCCTCACCACCGACGAGGGCCCGCGCAGGGACACCACCTCGGCCAAGATGGCCGCCCTCAAACCCGTCGTGGAGGGCGGCACGATCACCGCGGCCTGCTCCTCCCAGATCTCCGACGGCGCGGCCGCCCTCCTCATCGCCTCCGAGCGCGCCGTCGCCGAGCACGGCCTCACCCCCCGCGCCCGCGTCCACCACCTCTCGGTACGCGGCGAGGACCCGATCCGCATGCTCTCCGCGCCCATCCCCGCCACCGCGCACGCCCTGCGCAAGGCCGGCCTGAGGATCGACGACATCGACCTCGTCGAGATCAACGAGGCCTTCGCGCCGGTGGTGCTCGCCTGGCTCAAGGAGACCGGCGCCGACCCGGCCCGGGTCAACGTCAACGGCGGCGCGATCGCGCTCGGCCACCCGCTCGGCGCGACCGGCGCGAAGCTGATGACGACCCTGCTGCACGAACTGGAACGCACCGGCGGCCGCTACGGTCTGCAAACCATGTGCGAGGGCGGCGGCCAGGCCAACGTGACCATCATCGAGCGGCTGTGA